A portion of the Toxoplasma gondii ME49 chromosome VIIb, whole genome shotgun sequence genome contains these proteins:
- a CDS encoding hypothetical protein (encoded by transcript TGME49_257330) — translation MQELPFPRVSSDTRSVSPAQLTSDAVPTYILLSPASCSSSSSSFSPASSPFSPSFASAATLSPLSSFVLPSPSLSVATSEGLSQARTNAHRKLLSSVASFSSPLSPLPSPLCACVRRPSAAKERHTRAADKSLFSDEKTRSFDRSNHKLAGTSPPFACWRSREAHSRASSEAAPIQGVRGDRWKEGPGESEERPGDSEERREARRTLGSRDAVYRHFGQMHRQRPRGRELDAGGRERGCGCALSWTAVETSNERRERQMVEHTTQSSPRCFLPSKFPDPRCPQINVYEAEEPSGNSRNRQAEANCVGPSEVYVHLRPQTGDVGSRSQRDGENAFFSASCGSARVPPWLVEPVQERDQGEEERHREDTAGVLHVMHRVKQRPSWLNNLRCSEKSFSVSHQTPPTGRPPHASGLSPPFFHVPAPRTPPESLSHLNASELPCSSSPAVSFSECASPFSSTPRSCRCSDSSLSTVPGVFTPDTASSCSSSSRSLLQSCSSQASSSCLLHASSGSPLRDSSFRSSDASQQNSGGDRGGCRDTREAQQALDSAGVSPALSASVPCSCVSSLRLSSLPVSLNLSKASSSHMQAPSLSSSSLAPSPPPERPAGDGDWGRAGWGRPERAKLQAGASREAGGVGPHGSSLPVVSEQARKAVEISSSEVRTCPAKDCGSFDTRHAEQSAVCAEPGTRSDCAKEQNETPELNAVDQTAPSGAPARNARGREAKEIEGEGPRRRENDGNDRPATADREQKREEREDEEEGGKREADAAEDNKQKGKERENEEEEEEEGEKDEEEEGEKEEMCLSALLGRGGGGKRRWKKLVRQMRRVEASSSASSLFSTDNEFSLSLSTSSVSSLEASPSHASTLCSLSRCARSSAAAFSPFPALATQSCAAHKSRLLPELVAHTLAIRKELREAALRETVSLLQDIATPGEADGPDFEREEDTEGARAGREEEEAGVDGDRGEQKAKRTPQTSEEFIECEEATWGVERRCEEAFWESRRNDEERSRLDGPVKAGRTEQRTSEGSDRQGATAQRVLEQRRERATRGGREERTKGRSSEAWIQASVNFWEAAETDAALTLLTSRWQR, via the coding sequence ATGCAAGAGCTTCCGTTtccgcgcgtctcttccgACACTCGCTCGGTCTCGCCGGCGCAGCTGACCTCGGATGCGGTCCCGACGTACAtcctgctgtctcccgcgtcatgttcttcttcctcttcgtctttctctccggcgtcttcgccattctctccctccttcgcctccgccgcgactctgtctcctctctcgtccttcgttcttccctcCCCCTCGCTCTCCGTGGCAACCTCTGAGGGCCTCTCTCAGGCGCGGACGAACGCGCACCGGAAACTCCTTTCTTcggtcgcttccttctcctcgcctctgtctccgcttccctcgcctctctgcgcctgcgTTCGGCGTCCGTCTGcggcaaaagagagacacacgcgcGCGGCGGACAAGAGCCTTTTCtcagacgagaagacgcgctCTTTCGATCGGAGCAACCACAAGTTGGCTGGAACCTCTCCACCGTTCGCTTGCTGGCGAAGTCGAGAGGCGCATTCGCGCGCGTCTTCCGAGGCTGCGCCGATCCAAGGAgtcagaggagacaggtggaAGGAAGGGccaggagaaagcgaggaaaggccaggagacagcgaggaaaggcgagaggccAGGCGAACTctgggaagcagagacgcagtgtacagacacttcGGACAGATGCACAGGCAGAGGCCGCGGGGGAGAGAACTCGACGCAGGCGGCCGAGAACGGGGATGCGGATGCGCGTTGAGCTGGACAGCCGTGGAGACttcgaacgagagaagagaaaggcaaatGGTAGAGCACACCACACAAAGCTCGCCGCGCTGTTTCTTGCCCTCGAAGTTTCCCGATCCTCGCTGTCCGCAAATAAACGTGTACGAGGCTGAAGAGCCATCCGGGAACAGTCGGAACAGACAAGCGGAGGCGAACTGCGTGGGGCCCTctgaggtgtatgtacacctccgTCCGCAGACCGGAGATGTGGGGTCGCGGAGTCAGAGGGACGGCGAgaacgcttttttctcggcttcttgcGGGAGCGCGCGGGTGCCTCCTTGGCTGGTCGAACCTGTTCAAGAAAGAGATcaaggcgaggaggagagacaccgagaagACACCGCTGGAGTCCTGCATGTCATGCATCGAGTGAAGCAACGTCCGTCATGGTTGAACAATTTGCGGTGCAGCGAGAAGTCTTTCTCCGTCAGTCACCAGACTCCGCCCACGGGCCGTCCTCCTCATGCTTCAGgtctttcgcctcctttcttccacgTACCTGCTCCTCGGACTCCTCCAGAGTCTCTGTCCCATTTGAACGCGAGCGAacttccttgttcttcttcgccagctgtctcgttctctgaaTGCGCCTCTCCCTTCAGTTCCACGCCGCGCTCCTGCAGATGCTCGGactcttcgctctccacgGTTCCCGGCGTTTTCACTCCAGACACTGCGAGTTCGTGctcctcgtcgtcgcgcTCTTTGCTACAGTCCTGTTCATCTcaggcgtcttcttcctgtctcctccacgcGTCCTCTGGGTCGCCTCTTCGTGATTCttcctttcgctcttccgATGCGTCTCAACAAAACAGTGGGGGCGACCGCGGCGGGtgtagagacacccgagaggcTCAGCAGGCCCTCGACTCGGCCggtgtctctcccgcgctctctgcctctgttccCTGCTCCTGCGTTTCGTCCCTTCGTCTGTCGTcacttcctgtctctctgaatCTTTCGAaggcctcttcttctcacatGCAagcgccgtctctctcgagctcctctctcgcgccttcgcctcctcctgaACGACCAGCGGGGGACGGGGACTGGGGGCGCGCAGGTTGGGGGAGAccggagagagcgaaactgCAAGCCGgcgcgagcagagaagcTGGCGGCGTCGGGCCGCATGGCTCTTCCTTGCCTGTTGTTTCTGAGCAGGCGCGAAAGGCGGTCGAGATCTCTTCGTCTGAGGTTCGTACTTGTCCTGCGAAGGACTGCGGCAGCTTCGATACGAGACACGCAGAGCAATCCGCTGTCTGTGCAGAGCCTGGAACGCGTTCGGACTGTGCGAAAGAGCAGAACGAGACTCCGGAGCTGAACGCGGTAGACCAAACAGCCCCGAGCGGTGCGCCTGCGAGAAACGCacgcggaagagaagcgaaagaaatcGAAGGTGAAGGAcccagaagacgcgagaacgACGGCAACGACAGGCCAGCAAcggcagacagagagcaaaagagagaagaaagagaagacgaagaggagggaggaaagagagaggcggacgCCGCGGAAGACAACAAACAGAAAGgtaaagagagagagaacgaagaggaagaggaggaagaaggagagaaagacgaagaggaagaaggcgaaaaagaagagatgTGTCTGTCGGCCTTGCTCGGCCGAGGAGGTGGAGGCAAGCGCCGGTGGAAGAAGCTGGTGCGTCAGATGAGGAGGGTGGAGGCGTCgtcttcggcgtcttctttgttttcgacAGACAATGaattttctctctcgctttcgacGTCTTCTGTGTCGTCTCTGGAGGCCTCGCCTTCGCACGCGTCCacgctctgctctctgtctcgctgcgcCCGCAGCTCTGCCGCTGCGTTTTCGCCGTTTCCAGCTCTCGCGACGCAGTCTTGCGCCGCGCACAAAAGTCGACTGCTTCCGGAGCTCGTCGCCCACACCCTGGCGATCCGCAAAGAGTTGCGCGAGGCGGCTCTGCGCGAGACAGTCAGTCTCCTGCAGGACATAGCAACTCCTGGCGAGGCAGACGGCCCGGacttcgagagagaagaagacacagaaggcgcgagagcaggcagagaagaagaagaggcaggtgTGGACGGCGACCggggagagcagaaggcgaagcggaCGCCGCAGACGAGCGAGGAGTTCATAGAGTGCGAGGAGGCGACCTGGGGAGTCGAGAGGCGCTGTGAGGAAGCGTTCTGGGAGAGCCGACGAAACGATGAGGAGAGGTCAAGGCTCGATGGGCCAGTGAAAGCTGGAAGAACGGAACAGAGAACGTCAGAAGGTTCAGACAGGCAGGGAGCAACTGCTCAGCGAGTTCtggaacagagaagggagagagcgacgcgaggcggcagagaagaacgaaccaaagggagaagcagcgaagccTGGATTCAGGCCTCAGTGAACTTCTGGGAAGCCGCGGAAACCGACGCCGCTCTCACTCTGCTCACGTCTCGGTGGcaaagatga
- a CDS encoding hypothetical protein (encoded by transcript TGME49_257310), with product MVDYSKWERLQVSSSDEEEVGGKPRVRRFEEKQRVTVGPEGVFIEGKEDSKVEELGDAEDAWTEEMDAGDGDTAAEEAFEDAHEWPRCGFLPSASFASPSGEEPQRKGLGSRAPPSASSSASAVSSPQQKREDEALLIRNGGVVEGRYWWSQTQHEVTVDVRLPEGVRAKEVKVDIHEDGLTCQCRGAPVLQGAFPHKVEADEELWFWELLEKKVNWRRLAQLAKDVNGQSEERTPATDGTGAGADACPTPESRAADQTEKEAQNLTETEGEAAGEGQEEVAVFLEINLRKKPEVAGTYVWWNCVVKGDPSVNVEKLPGRAAKAATTKNFKTAWEKAHQMFLEKLKSEPRELMEV from the exons ATGGTGGACTACTCAAAGTGGGAACGGCTgcaggtttcttcttccgacgaagaagaagttgGAGGGAAGCCGCGCGTCCGTCGtttcgaggagaagcagcgtgTGACGGTCGGCCCAGAGGGCGTCTTCATCGAGGGCAAAGAGGACTCCAAAGTCGAGGAACTGGGCGATGCAGAAGACGCATGGACAGAAGAGATGGacgcaggcgacggagacaccgcagcagaagaagcgttcGAAGACGCCCACGAATGGCCGCGGTGCGGCTTCCTTCCGTCCGCGAGCTTCGCCTCCCCGAGCGGCGAGGAGCCTCAACGCAAAGGCCTGGGGAGCCGCGCGCCCCCCTCGgcatcttcgtctgcttcggctgtctcctcacctcagcagaagcgcgaagacgaggcgcTGTTGATTCGGAACGGCGGCGTCGTGGAGGGCCGATACTGGTGGAGTCAGACGCAACATGAAGTGACGGTGGACGTGAGACTGCCAGAAGGCGTTCGCGCGAAGGAGGTGAAAGTCGACATCCACGAAGACGGCTTGACCTGCCAGTGCCGCGGCGCGCCGGTGCTTCAGGGCGCGTTTCCCCACAAAGTCGAGGCCGACGAAGAATTGTGGTTCTGGGAGCTCCTCGAAAAGAAGGTGAACTGGCGGCGGCTCGCGCAACTCGCCAAAGATGTCAACGGgcaaagcgaggagagaacgccAGCGACCGACGGAACCGGAGCCGGAGCCGACGCTTGTCCGACGCCAGAGTCTCGCGCCGCCGaccagacggagaaggaagcgcaAAACCtcacagaaacagagggagaagccgcTGGAGAAGGACAGGAGGAAGTCGCTGTGTTTCTGGAGATAAACTTGAGAAAGAAACCGGAAGTCGCCGGAACCTATGTTTGGTGGAACTGCGTCGTCAAG GGAGACCCGTCCGTGAACGTGGAGAAGTTGCCTGGCCgagcggcgaaggcggcgacgacgaagaatTTCAAAACTGCTTGGGAGAAGGCTCACCAAATGTTTCTTGAAAAACTGAAGAGCGAACCTCGAGAGCTCATGGAAGTCTAA